CAGGATATGTTCTCTCCAGCATACGTAGACACCTGCGAGACCGGGGATTCAACGTGGAAGAAGTACAAATCGCTGGCGACCTCCAAGAGTTGGTCGAGAGAAGCTACGTAGAATGGTGCAAAGAAGTGGGAGTGCCAACAGAAAGACTGGGAGACAAGAGACGTTTCTGGACGCTTCTAGAATGGGTTGCGGAAAAACCCAAAATCAGAGAAAAACTGGTAAAGACGGGATGGAAGAGTTGGAAAGAAAAGTGGCGAGAAAAAGCATTCAAAAAGAGGTTTCAAAAGGAAACCTCGAGATAACAAGACGGATTGTTGAAAGGTTTTCAGTGCGCGCTTTAGGGAAAGGTAGAACCAGTCTTCAAATCAGAAGAAAAACTTAAACCCCGATAATTTAAACCGATTTTTGAATCTTCGACAAATGTTCTCGATTTATTCAGAAATCGGTTTAACTTTGACGGCTCTCGGTCCTCTACCTGTGTCTGTCACTTCGAACTCTACTTTTTCTCCTTCTCTGAGGCTGCTTTTGCCCTGGATATCCGAGTTATGAACAAAGATTTCTTTGCCATCTTCGCATTTAATGAACCCGTAGCCTCTCCCGCCGAGCCATCTCACCACCGTACCCTTTGTCACGTATTTCACCTCTTTTGTTCGTTTTGGCTTTACTTTCTCCTTGGACTATATATAACTTGCATTTGCGCGCATCTATGACTTTAAGTCGTTAGTAGTATTCAGTGAGGGATTGTTGTTCTGGAGTCTCATCCTTTGCCAGCTTTTTCCACTGCTCTGACTTCACAAACCCGCCAACCTGCTCCTTAATCTTCTTAGCAACCCTAGATCCAATAAGAGGCAACCCCATAAGCCTTTCCACAGGTGCATGCTTAAGATCCTCCACCGTCTTCAAACCAGAATTAAACAAGATACGAGCACGCGCCCTCCCCACACCTTCCAAGCGAACAAGAGGCAACAACTCAGTCTTCACACCCTTACCGCTACGCTCCATCAACATGTTCAACCGCTGCACCAAATCTTTCTGTCCCAGTAAACCGGCAAGTTCACAAGAAGCGTAAAGTAGCCACTTCGACGAATTAATAAGCCTATATAAGTCGCCAGGCTGCACCCTGAACCGTTCAATCATCTGATCCTCGGTGACCTCCTCAATCCACGACTGCAACACCCACGCCAACTTCGCTTCGCCTAAAAACTCCTCGAAATCTAAACGATCATCAACCTCTCTTGGGACGTCAAACATAAACTCGTCTTTATGTTGGTCAACAAACAACGCAAGCTCATCAATCTCACTAGCGTAAGGACGCAGCTTCGGATATATGTCCGGCGTATGCGCCATCATGTGGAGAAAGCTAATGTCAGTTATCACGGGCGCTCGAGCATACAACGCGTCACGAATAAAAACGGCTGAAACCGGGTCGATGTAAAGCTCCGAAACCCGACGTCCAAACTTCGTAGCAAAAACATCCTTGCCGCTTACGTCGATCATCTCTTCGTCGTAGAGAAACTTGAGAATCTTAGTAATAACTAGCCTGATAGCCTTGGGATCATACTGATACGCATAGAAGGTTTTGCCAAAAAAGTCGTAAACACCCTGCTCACTCTGTGCATACTTGGCCGCAATCGTCGACAGCACGTGAGGACGCAAGATTCGCTCTACTGCAAGCTTCGACCAAATACGTTCAGGTTCCGCCAACACGTAGCTTTCCATCAGATAATCCTGCTCATCATCCGTCTTCGCAATGAGAATCGCCTCACCGACCTTGTCATACTTTGGTCTCCCAGCCCTGCCTGCCATCTGCTTATACTCCAAAACAGCAATAGGATAATAGCCATAACCCACTTCGTAGCGCCTATAATCATGGATGATCACCATCCTAGCGGGCAGGTTGACGCCGAAAGCCAGAGTCGGCGTAGCCGATAACACCTTGATTTTGCCTTCTCTGAAA
This is a stretch of genomic DNA from Candidatus Bathyarchaeota archaeon. It encodes these proteins:
- a CDS encoding cold shock domain-containing protein, with product MTKGTVVRWLGGRGYGFIKCEDGKEIFVHNSDIQGKSSLREGEKVEFEVTDTGRGPRAVKVKPISE
- a CDS encoding DEAD/DEAH box helicase, yielding MKVEELPIPEQVKEVIIKSGISKLYPPQKEAIRAGALEGKDLVLASPTASGKTLTAELCALKHVVERGGKVLYLTPLRALASEKYQDFKKYSSVRKRNKGRVSVGISTGDYDSSDPWLERYDIIVSTNEKADSLLRHRSKWMDEISLVVADEVHLLNDSERGPTLEVVLARLMQINPEIQILALSATIKNVEELADWLKAQYVTTEWRPVTLKEGVLLHQEIQFKDGGAVKIGKHARNPALNLAIHIIKSGGQALIFASTRKNAVSLAKKTAAELDNFLSKPTKRSLNLLGERILATGERTRISELLASLVRHGAAFHHAGLGGGHRKLLEDAFREGKIKVLSATPTLAFGVNLPARMVIIHDYRRYEVGYGYYPIAVLEYKQMAGRAGRPKYDKVGEAILIAKTDDEQDYLMESYVLAEPERIWSKLAVERILRPHVLSTIAAKYAQSEQGVYDFFGKTFYAYQYDPKAIRLVITKILKFLYDEEMIDVSGKDVFATKFGRRVSELYIDPVSAVFIRDALYARAPVITDISFLHMMAHTPDIYPKLRPYASEIDELALFVDQHKDEFMFDVPREVDDRLDFEEFLGEAKLAWVLQSWIEEVTEDQMIERFRVQPGDLYRLINSSKWLLYASCELAGLLGQKDLVQRLNMLMERSGKGVKTELLPLVRLEGVGRARARILFNSGLKTVEDLKHAPVERLMGLPLIGSRVAKKIKEQVGGFVKSEQWKKLAKDETPEQQSLTEYY